Part of the Thermodesulfobacteriota bacterium genome, CCGGAGCGCCGCGCCGGCATCGGAACAGGGGCGAGTGCGGGCGTTATGCGCCCGCGCGGTAGGTGTATGCAGCGAAGGGGCGTTCACGACCGGACGGAACGATGCCTTCTATATAGAGATATTTACGAGTTTTCGCCCTGGAATTCCTCGGCCGATACGGCTCAGGCGAGCGGAGGCGAGCGCGTCGATTTGTAAAGCGTCAGGAACGACGCCGGGATCAATGGTACGTCTGTGCTGAAAGAAATCAATACGGGTGAATCTATAAGGACGGGTAAATTTTCCCTTTCGGGAAGCTCCAGGTTTCCGTGGAGCCTGCACGCAGAGCACTGCTCGACGGAATGCCCCAGGTGGTCTGTGGATTTCGTTATGCGTACGCCGCTGTCGGCGGCGAAGCCGTGGTTGTGGACGCTCAGGGATAAAACGAAAACGATGGCGAGCGCCGCCGCGAAAAACGTGCTTACTCTCTTTGTCTTTGCCTTCGTTGCGTCCATTATCCGTGTCCGGCCTTGCCCTCAGATGATAACATATGATTCGCGATCGTGAGAGCCGCATCCTTTACATTTAGCGACGGGTCGAGGTCGATACCGAGCTTCTTCAGCTCGGCGAACAGTTCCCCGAGGACGGGCGGCTCTATATGACATTCGGCGAGCGCGCCGGTCATCGAAAACACCTCTTTCGGCGTCCCCTTGGCGACAATCTTCCCCCCGACCGCCATGAGATAAACGGTGTCGGCGATGAGAGGGACGGTATTCATGTTATGCGTTGACAATATTATAGCCGTTTCGTTTTCATGATTCACCGAATTAAGGAGCCTTATCATCTCGGTCCTGCACATCGGGTCTATGTGCTCGAAGGGCTCGTCCAGTATCAATAGCTCGGGCTTCGTGACCAGAGCCCCCGCGAGAGCGACCTTCGTCTTCTCGCCGCCGGAAAGGTAATGGGGCACCTTGTCCTTAAGGTGCTCGATTTCGAGCCTCTTGAGCACATCGCCCACAAGCTCCTCCGTCTTTTCCTTCCCGTACCCGTAATTCCTCGGCGAGAACGATACGTCGTCCCAAACCCTGGGCGCTATTATCTGAAGGTCCGGGTTCTGTAGCAGCGCCCCTATCCTCTCCCGCACCTTCTCGTAATCCTTCCCGGGGTCAACGCCCATGACGTCCATCTCGCCGCCTGAAGCCCTGAGGATTCCGAGCAAGAGCGAGAGCAGTGTGGACTTCCCGCTCCCGTTCGGGCCGAGCATGACGACGCGCTCACCCTTGCGGACCGAAAAGTCCTCCCCTTCGAACCTGAGCGAGGTGCCGTCCGGGTATCTGAAGCCGAGGTCTTTCACCCTTACGATTTCTTCCATGCTTCGGCCTCCCGTTTAGGATAAAGGCCCCACGCGGCCGACAGGGCCAGCGCGAGCACGGCGGCGTAGACGAAATATATCCCGAGCGCGTCGAGCCCCTGCCCGAAGCGTACGAGGAGCGCGAGCGCGAGTATCGCCGCGCCGGTCAAAACCGCCCCAGCGTCGCACGCCGGGCTTCCGGCTCTATCGTATCCGCCGGATAATTTGCCGTTGTATCCCCTCACCCTCATAATGCCGTAGAACTTCTCCGAAATGTCGAGCCCCCGCACCAGCAGGAGCCCTATTCCGGACGAAAAATTCACGACGTTGCGTACGATCTTCCCCCGCGAGATTCCGCCCCTTACCCTGAGCGCCTTCAAGAGGTTGTCCATGAGGTCCAAAAGGAGAAAGAGCGACCTGTAAGTAAGGAAAAGCCCCTCGGCTATGATCTTCGGCAAAAACGGCCTTAGCGACGCGAACACGTCCGGGTACGGCGTCGTGACTATGACGATCACCGACGCGAGGGCTGCGGTAAGCGCCTTCAGCATTATTACGCCGGCGCCGATCCAGTCCCCGTTCCATCCGGCAACCGCGAATATGAGCGCGAATATGGCGGGATAAGCCGCAATCGTTATGACCTTAAGCGCCGGAAGGCCGGTCCTGAAAACGAGGGCGGCGAGCAGGATATAAGCCCCGAGGAGGAAATAAAAATTCCCCGTCACGACGACCGAAGCTATGACGAGCCCGGCGAATACGAGCTTGGGCGGCGCGGACGCCCTGTGGAGGAAGCTCCCGCCGTGATTTGCGTAATAATCTATTGCCGAAACGTCCATGCGATTTCCCTACGTATCCCCCGAGGCCACGAGGTCTGGCCTCACCCTGTAAAGATACGACACGACGAGCCCCGCGACGGCGGCTTCGAGCGCCCATCCCAGCGGCGCCAGCAGAAAAATAGTCTTTACGAACCTTCCGAAGTCGAGGCTGCGGTGCGCCTCCGTATTCACGGCGGCGCCGCCCCCGTCGAGAACAGTTTCTTCGGTGTGAAACGCCGCCGCCGGATTTATGTGCGAAACGTAGACTATCCCCAGCATTATGGAGGTGCTCAGAAAGAGGCTCAAAACCGCCGCGACCGCCGACGACCATCCAGGGCCCCGCCCCGCCATGACCGTCCTTAAAAGCTGGAACAGGTAATAGCCGAGCACGGCCTCCGCGCCGATTACTATAGTATTAAGCCCGACGACCGTGATCCCCCCGTGCCCGAACATCGATATTATGAGGTCCACGATAAAAACGGATATGAAAGCGAGAGCCGGGCCGAGGAGTATGCCGGCGATTATGCTCAGGTTTATGTGATACGCGATGGGCACTATTTCGAGCGTCATGCCCGCTATCATCAGCGCCGATACTATGCCTATAAGGGGAAGCTTCCTCTTCACGTCCCCGGAATTCACCCTCCGGAGGCAAAGCGCGAGAAGGAGGGCCGTGACCACCCACCCCGCGGCCACTATCCACAAAGGGAGAACGCCGTCAGGTATGTGTATGTGAGACATGTGTCAAAATCCCCTTTTCATGCGCTGCATTCCCTGCACTTGCCGAATAATTGAAGGAAGTGGTTCTGTATCTGTATTCCCGTGTCCTTCGAGAGCTTCTCGGATATCTTGTCGAGCGGGCATTCGGCGAACTCTATGACCTTGTTGCACTCGGTGCAGACGATAGGGTGCCTGTGCCCCTCGGGCGCGACGGCGTAGCTGTGGCACCCGTCTTCCAGGTGCACCTTCACGACGAGGCCGAGGTCTATAAGCGTCTCGAGCGATCTGTACACGGTCGCGAGCCCCGTCCCCGGCAGTAGCACTTTCACCTTCGCGTGTATGCCGTTTATGGAAAGATAAGTCTCGCTCTCTTTCAGAACCTTGAATACCGAAAGCCTCTGCGGCGTACACTTCAGCTTCCGGGCGTGAAAAATATCCCTTATGCCGTCCTGACCCCTGGCAGTCATTTTGTTCTTCATGATATGTTTAGCGGCCCGCGCCCTTATTAATAAGTAGCCCGCCCCATGTCAAATGAGAAAGATTCTCAATTGTATTCGCCAAATCCACGGCTGTCAAATCTGCCCCGGAGCATGCGGCTTGCCCGGCAGTTTCTTCGAATCTCCATTATTAGAAAATTGCCTATTGGCGAAAAGCCCTTAATTCAAGTATAATTAAAGTAACTTTTGTAACTTGAGAGAGAAACACTTAGTCACATCCACACGATTCCGCATAAATTGTTGGTACCTGATTGAGTTTTACTGCTTGAGGGGAGAATTGTAAAATCACAGAGGAAGGTTATATGAAATCGTTCGATAATTTAGGTCTATCCGAGGGTATGTTAAGCGCCCTCAAGAAAAAGGGGTTCGAAGCCCCGACTCCAATCCAGGAACTGACAATACCCGAAATGCTGGGAAGCACGAAAGACCTCGTGGCGCAGGCGCAGACCGGCACGGGCAAGACGGCGGCGTTCGGCGTACCGCTCATCGAGCTTATCAAGGAAAACACGGGCCACGTTCAGGTGCTCATCCTTACACCCACGAGGGAGCTCGCGATACAGGTCGCCGAGGAGATAAACTCGCTCAAGGGAGACAGGGAGCTCTCGATCGTGCCCATATACGGCGGGCAGTCGATGAGCCTTCAATTGCGAAGCCTCCGGAACGGCATCGACATCGTAGTCGGAACCCCGGGCAGGGTGCTCGACCACATCTGGAGCGGCGAGCTCTCGCTCGGAAAGCTCTCCTATTTCGTCCTCGACGAGGCCGACGAGATGCTCAACATGGGGTTCATAGACGACGTTAAGGAAATACTCAGCCATACGCCCGAAGACAAGAGGACCATGCTTTTCTCGGCGACGATGCCCCGCGAGATCGTTGACATAGCCAAAAACCACATGCACGAATACAACGAGCTCAAGGTCGAGTCCGAGCAGCTCACGGTGAGCCTGACGGATCAGATCTACTTCGAGGTGAAGCATGCCGATAAATTCGAGGCCCTCTGCCGCCTTATAGACATGGAAGACGATTTTTACGGCCTGGTATTCTGCCGGACGAAGCACGACGCCGATAAAATCGCCAACAAGCTCAGCCGGCGCGGGTACGACGCGGGCGCCCTTCACGGCAACATGTCCCAGCTCCAGAGGGAGCGCATGCTCACGCTCTTCAGGAAAAAGCGCGTGAACATCCTCGTTGCGACGGACGTCGCGGCCAGGGGGCTCGACGTGCACGACCTCACGCACGTCATAAACTATGCGCTGCCCCAGGACCCCAAGGCCTACATCCACAGGATAGGGAGGACGGGAAGGGCCGGCAAGGAGGGGAACGCCGTCACGTTCGTAACGCCCGAAGAATACAGGAAGCTCAAATTCATAACCAAAGAGGCCAAGACGGACATCCGGAAGGCCAAGCTCCCTCTTAAATCCGACGCCGCTCTTCAGGAGCGTAAGCGCACGAAGAAAGAGGTAGACAAAATTGTAAACGCGCCGGCGCGTAACGGTGACTACCTCGAGCTATCGAAAGAGCTCCTCAAAAAGAAGAACGCCGAGGAAGTCGTGGCGTCCTTACTCCAGCACACTTTCGGCAGGGACGACAGGAAAAACGGCAGCGACACGGCCGAGATAGACGACAAGGGGACGACCCGCCTCTACGTCGCCCACGGAAAGCGCGACGGCCTTACAAAGAAGAAGCTCCTCGGCTACATAAAAGAGAAGAGCGGAATATCGCCGG contains:
- a CDS encoding ATP-binding cassette domain-containing protein, with product MEEIVRVKDLGFRYPDGTSLRFEGEDFSVRKGERVVMLGPNGSGKSTLLSLLLGILRASGGEMDVMGVDPGKDYEKVRERIGALLQNPDLQIIAPRVWDDVSFSPRNYGYGKEKTEELVGDVLKRLEIEHLKDKVPHYLSGGEKTKVALAGALVTKPELLILDEPFEHIDPMCRTEMIRLLNSVNHENETAIILSTHNMNTVPLIADTVYLMAVGGKIVAKGTPKEVFSMTGALAECHIEPPVLGELFAELKKLGIDLDPSLNVKDAALTIANHMLSSEGKAGHG
- a CDS encoding energy-coupling factor transporter transmembrane component T — encoded protein: MDVSAIDYYANHGGSFLHRASAPPKLVFAGLVIASVVVTGNFYFLLGAYILLAALVFRTGLPALKVITIAAYPAIFALIFAVAGWNGDWIGAGVIMLKALTAALASVIVIVTTPYPDVFASLRPFLPKIIAEGLFLTYRSLFLLLDLMDNLLKALRVRGGISRGKIVRNVVNFSSGIGLLLVRGLDISEKFYGIMRVRGYNGKLSGGYDRAGSPACDAGAVLTGAAILALALLVRFGQGLDALGIYFVYAAVLALALSAAWGLYPKREAEAWKKS
- a CDS encoding energy-coupling factor ABC transporter permease, which codes for MSHIHIPDGVLPLWIVAAGWVVTALLLALCLRRVNSGDVKRKLPLIGIVSALMIAGMTLEIVPIAYHINLSIIAGILLGPALAFISVFIVDLIISMFGHGGITVVGLNTIVIGAEAVLGYYLFQLLRTVMAGRGPGWSSAVAAVLSLFLSTSIMLGIVYVSHINPAAAFHTEETVLDGGGAAVNTEAHRSLDFGRFVKTIFLLAPLGWALEAAVAGLVVSYLYRVRPDLVASGDT
- a CDS encoding transcriptional repressor, producing the protein MTARGQDGIRDIFHARKLKCTPQRLSVFKVLKESETYLSINGIHAKVKVLLPGTGLATVYRSLETLIDLGLVVKVHLEDGCHSYAVAPEGHRHPIVCTECNKVIEFAECPLDKISEKLSKDTGIQIQNHFLQLFGKCRECSA
- a CDS encoding DEAD/DEAH box helicase; this translates as MKSFDNLGLSEGMLSALKKKGFEAPTPIQELTIPEMLGSTKDLVAQAQTGTGKTAAFGVPLIELIKENTGHVQVLILTPTRELAIQVAEEINSLKGDRELSIVPIYGGQSMSLQLRSLRNGIDIVVGTPGRVLDHIWSGELSLGKLSYFVLDEADEMLNMGFIDDVKEILSHTPEDKRTMLFSATMPREIVDIAKNHMHEYNELKVESEQLTVSLTDQIYFEVKHADKFEALCRLIDMEDDFYGLVFCRTKHDADKIANKLSRRGYDAGALHGNMSQLQRERMLTLFRKKRVNILVATDVAARGLDVHDLTHVINYALPQDPKAYIHRIGRTGRAGKEGNAVTFVTPEEYRKLKFITKEAKTDIRKAKLPLKSDAALQERKRTKKEVDKIVNAPARNGDYLELSKELLKKKNAEEVVASLLQHTFGRDDRKNGSDTAEIDDKGTTRLYVAHGKRDGLTKKKLLGYIKEKSGISPDNITDIQILQKFSFLTMPFHEAEVLLALFKDKKEGSGPFITMAKKEKARG